In a single window of the Desulfovibrio aminophilus DSM 12254 genome:
- a CDS encoding CgeB family protein codes for MPHMVQPPEITHKPRVLLLTSLYFLMGEVVAALTRLGVPHRLLDLGGKEMDRDLFVDRVREAVAGFRPDFLLTVNHLGVDREGVLLDLLEPDGLPLASWFVDNPFLILPLYPRRHLERTALFTWDADNVEALRGFGFPHVSWLPLGADPERFRPGAPGRDAWNAPVSFVGNSMLAKVAGRLAASDPPPELAARAEEVARAFGASDEPSAARFLRDRFPDLWPLFLGLRSPVRMLAFETYLTWLSTRDYRLSCVRGLLPFEPLIAGDPGWFELLPPGGWRHHPELSYYDDLPGFYPRAAINFNCTSLQMKGAVNQRVFDVPASGAFLLTDRRRQMERLFEPNREMAMYDRPEDVSDQIRRWLDDPAGRARLAEAGRRRVLAEHTYDHRLAALLRTMRRTFGARP; via the coding sequence ATGCCGCACATGGTCCAGCCGCCGGAGATCACCCACAAGCCCCGTGTCCTGCTCCTCACCAGCCTCTATTTTCTCATGGGCGAGGTGGTCGCGGCTCTGACCCGTCTGGGCGTGCCGCACCGGCTCCTGGACTTGGGCGGCAAGGAGATGGACCGGGATCTCTTCGTGGACCGCGTACGCGAGGCCGTGGCCGGATTCCGGCCGGATTTCCTGCTCACCGTGAATCACCTGGGCGTGGACCGCGAGGGCGTGCTCCTGGACCTCCTGGAGCCCGACGGCCTGCCCCTGGCCTCCTGGTTCGTGGACAACCCCTTCCTCATCCTGCCGCTTTACCCCCGACGCCACCTGGAGCGCACGGCCTTGTTCACCTGGGACGCGGACAACGTGGAGGCCTTGCGCGGCTTCGGTTTCCCGCACGTCTCCTGGCTGCCCCTGGGCGCGGACCCGGAGCGCTTCCGACCCGGGGCCCCGGGTCGCGACGCCTGGAACGCGCCGGTGTCCTTCGTGGGCAACTCCATGCTGGCCAAGGTGGCCGGGCGGCTGGCGGCGTCGGACCCGCCGCCGGAACTGGCGGCCCGGGCCGAGGAAGTGGCGCGCGCCTTCGGAGCGAGTGACGAGCCCTCGGCCGCGCGCTTTCTGCGCGACCGCTTCCCGGACCTCTGGCCTCTGTTCCTGGGCCTGCGTTCGCCCGTGCGCATGCTGGCCTTCGAGACCTATCTCACCTGGCTTTCCACCCGCGACTACCGGCTGTCCTGCGTGCGCGGGCTGCTGCCTTTCGAACCGCTCATCGCGGGCGACCCGGGCTGGTTCGAGCTGCTGCCCCCGGGCGGCTGGCGGCACCATCCCGAGCTGTCCTATTACGACGACCTGCCGGGCTTCTACCCGCGCGCGGCGATCAACTTCAATTGCACGAGCCTCCAGATGAAGGGGGCGGTGAACCAACGGGTCTTCGACGTGCCCGCCTCGGGCGCGTTCCTGCTCACGGACCGCCGCCGCCAGATGGAGCGGCTCTTCGAGCCGAACCGGGAAATGGCGATGTACGACAGGCCGGAAGATGTGTCCGACCAGATTCGGCGTTGGCTGGATGACCCGGCGGGCCGGGCGCGACTGGCCGAGGCCGGACGGCGGCGCGTCCTGGCCGAGCACACCTACGACCACCGTCTGGCCGCCCTGCTGCGGACCATGCGCCGGACCTTCGGGGCGCGGCCGTGA